The segment CGGATTGATTTTGGAAAATGTAAATCCCGATGGCAGTTTCAATGACAGCTTTGAAGGTCGTTTACTCAACCCGGGCCATGCTATTGAATCCACCTGGTTCATTATGGATCTTGCCAAACGCATGAACGATCCTGTATTGATCGATAAAGCGGTTACTATTTTATTAAACACACTTGAATACGGATGGGATAAAGAATACGAAGGCATTTTTTATTTCATGGACATAAAAGGTGCACCACCTCAACAACTAGAATGGGATCAGAAATTATGGTGGGTGCATGTGGAGGCGTTGGTGGCTCTTGCAAAAGCTTATGCGTTAACAGGCAATGAACGATGTGCCGCATGGTTCGAAAAAGTACACGATTACACGTGGAAACATTTCAGAGATGATGAGTACGGTGAATGGTTTGGTTATTTAAACCGGAGAGGAGAAGTGTTGTTATCCTTAAAAGGAGGAAAGTGGAAAGGATGTTTTCATATTCCACGGGCACTCTATCAGGTAGCTGCCACTTTCGAAGCCATATAAAAAGTGTACGTAACGATTGCCAATAATTGCTGATGAAGTTTTCATACATATATCATTGTTTTCTTTTTGTAGTCCTGTTTATCAGCAGCTGTACATCTGATGTACAAAAAACATACAGCACAGATGTGTTAGTTGTGGGTGGTGGTACTGCAGGTACTGCTGCCGGGATACAAAGTGCAAGACTTGGCGTGCAAACAATTATCGCAGAAGAAACAAACTGGCTGGGCGGTATGATCTCTTCCGCCGGTGTTTCTGCATTTGATGGTAACCACAATATGCCATCCGGTATATGGGCAGAGTTCCGAGAAAAAATTTACCAGGTATATGGCGGACCAAAAGCGGTTGAAACAGGCTGGGTGAGTAATACCTTGTTTGAACCGCATGTAGCTGACAGCATTTTTAAACAAATGACTGCAGCAGAAAAGGAACTTACTGTCATGCATCAATTACGTTTTGTAAAAGCACTCACCAACGGAACAACTATTACCGGAGCGGAATTTATCAATACAAAAACAGAAGAGTCCATTACCATTCATGCAAAACAAATCATTGATGCAACTGAGTTAGGTGATGTGATGGCAAGTGCAAATGTACCTTTCGATATGGGAATGGAAGCAGACAGTACAACCGGTGAGAATATTGGAGTTCCTGCAACCAATGATATTATTCAGGATATTACCTACACAGCTCTTCTGAAAGATTATGGTGTCGGCGCAGATTGTACATTGGTAAAACCGGCGAATTATAATCCGATGGAATTTGATGGTTGCTGTAATGAGTTTTGCAGTGATTCAACCAAACTCGCATCAAATGTTACAGCGGCTCAACTGCTCGATTATGGGAAATTACCGAATGGTAAATACATGATTAACTGGCCGGGTAAAGGAAATGATATTTATCTCAATCTTATTCCACTTACATACGAGCAACGTCAACAGGAAATAAAAAAGGCAAAAGAAAAAACAATCCGCTTTGTTTATTTTCTGCAAACACAATTTGGATTTAAGCATCTCGATTTTGCAGCAAATGAATTTCCAACTGCTGATCAACTTCCATTAATTCCTTATCATCGTGAAGGCAGACGATTGCAAGGTGTGGTACGTTTTAAAGTGCAGCATATTGCAGAACCTTTTAAACAGAGCCAGGCATTATACCGTACAGGTATTTCTGTTGGCGATTATCCAATTGATCATCATCACCGGGAAAATACAAATGCACCACAGCATTTAAATTTTTATCCTGTTCCATCATACAATATTCCATTGGGGGCACTCATTCCCAAGCAGCATAACGGTTTAATCGTTGCAGAAAAAGGAATCAGCGTCAGTAACATTGTAAATGGTACCACCCGTTTGCAACCTGTTGTATTATTGACGGGGCAGGCGGCAGGTGCATTGGCGGCAGTAAGTGTGCAACAAAACAAACAGCCAAGAGAAATTTCTGTGCGAACTGTACAGGAAGTATTGCTGAAAGCAAATGCTTACATCATGCCTTACTTTGATGTACGTTCAGATCATAAACATTTCGATGCAGTGCAACGCATTGGTGCCACCGGCATTTTAAAAGGGAAAGGCGAGCCATATAAGTGGGCCAACCGTACCTGGTTTTATCCTGACTCAATCATTGCATCTGCAACATTTACGAATGACTATAAAGAATTTGTTGGGATGAATCTTACATCCTCAACTGTAACGATTGCAGATGCTGTAACAACACTTACTGAAACTGCCAAACAGTATCCTGTACTTCAGAAAAACAACAAATGGAATTTTTTAAACAGGAGTGAATTACAAAGACAGATTTCTGACGAGTGGGCAAACTGGGGATTTGCAAATTTTGATCCGCAACGAAGTATTACACGCCTTGAACTGGCTGTGTTGCTCGATACTGTCATCAATCCATTTCAATTAAAAGAAGTTGACCACGAGGGTCATTATAAATGATAGACAATCATCACTAACAAACTAAAACTTGATTATGAAAAAGCGAATGCTAATGCTGTTGATGATTCTTTCTTCGGTTCTGTATGTTTCAGCACAGGAATTAAAAGTAACAGGTACTGTTACGAATGCTGCTACTGGTGCGGGCGCCGAGGGGGTTTCAGTTACAGTAAAAGGAAGCAAACGAGGTACAGTTACCGGATCGAACGGTGATTTTTCGATTACTGCAAACAAAGGAGATGCATTGGTTTTCTCCGGAATTGGTTTTGTTGCAAAAGAAGTAACAGTGGATGATGCAACAATGAGTGTATCACTCGAAGCGGCTGCCGGCAACTTAGGAGAAGTTGTGGTGGTTGGTTATGGCACGCAACGCCGTTCAAACATTACCAGTGCTGTTGCAACTGTGAAAGGTGATCAGTTGATCAAGCGTCCTATTGCTTCTACATCAATGGCATTACAAGGTTTTGCTCCGGGTGTTGTTATACAGCAAGGTTCGGGTCAGCCTGGTGCTGACGGAGGTGCTATCAATATTCGTGGTATTGGATCTATTACCGGCAGTAGTAGTCCATTGATTATTGTTGACGGTGTGGAGGGAGTTAGTCTGAATGATGTTGATCCGAATATCATTGAAAATGTATCGATTTTAAAAGATGCCGCTTCTACTGCTGTTTATGGTGTGCGTGGAACAAACGGTGTAATACTGATCAAAACAAAAAGAGGACAATCAGGTAAAACCTCTATTTCATACAACGGCTTTGTAAGCCAGCAAACGCCTACTAATTTTCCGAATCTGTTATCAAGTGTTGATCATATGATTTTGGAAAATGAATACAGTACAAATGCAGGCGGTCCGGTCATTCATAACGACGCAAAAATTAATACTTATCGTACAACTTCTGCCGATAATATGAATGTGTTCAATACCGATTGGAAGGACCTTATTTTTCAGAATAGTGGTTTAATGCAAAATCATAACATCATCATCAACGGTGGTTCAGATAAAGCAAGTTTCCTGGTATCTGGTACTTATTTAAATCAACAAGGGTTGGTTGTAAACAACAGCTTTAAAAAATATGATCTTCGGATGAACGGTGATATTAATCTTACCAAGAAGATCAAATTTACTACCGATCTGTTTTATACAAAGTCAACTAGTGTGCAACCTGGGGGTATGTCGCCCAATGAAATTATTCAGCGTGGCATATCTATGGCAAGATTATGGCCAGGAAAATTTGATAATGAAAAATATGGTGATGCAGGCCAATCAAACAGAATCAATCCTGTCGGCGCAGCTGAATCTTCAGGCTTTAACCATGCAGAAACGCCAACGTTATCTGTACGATTTGGTTTGAGTGCAGAAGTGTTTAGAAACTTTGTGATTGATGCATCGTATAATGCCAGAACTTCTAATACAGAAGCATATGTTGCAAGAGGATCTTATGATGTGTACAATCCAAACCCTGCTACAAATACTTATTTGCTGGCACAGGTTATTGGCGATTCAGCTCTTAATTATACCAACAGACGTAACATCACAAACCAATACAATATTTCAGGAACCTATTCTTACAATCTGAAACAAGATCATCAGTTCAAATTGCAGGGAGGTTTCCAGGCATTGGATAATCGGGTAACTGCGGTTACTGCCGGCCGTCAGGGTTTGCCTGATCCCAACCGTCCTTATTTAAATCTTGCGTCACCAACGCAGCAAACATCTGGCGGGTCTGCAACTGATTATTCACTGGTTGGTTTCTTTGGCAGATTTAATTATAATTATGCTCAGAAGTATCTCTTAGAAGTAACAGGCCGTTATGATGGTTCATCAAGGTTTAGCCAGATATTAAATAAACAGTGGGGCTTCTTCCCGGGTGTATCTGCAGGTTGGGTTATTTCGAGAGAGAACTTTATGCAGGACGTATCTTTTATTGATTTTGCAAAACTTCGTGTATCATATGGCGAAACTGGTAACCAGGAGGTTGGCGAAAACTATCCGTTTGTATCAACTATTAACGCAGGAACGGCCTATTATTTTAATAATGTGTTGACAGGCGGATCTTCATTGGGTAATATTCCTAATGAAGCTATTTCCTGGGAAACTTCCAAACAAAGTAACATTGGTATAGATCTTACTGTATTAAAAAACAGGTTGAATGTTACGTTTGATATTTATCAAAAGAAAGTGGAAGATAACCTGATTGACTTCCCGATTTCACTTGCGCAGGGTTATACGAGTTCATCCACCATTCCACGAAATGCAGCATCTTTTGTAAATAATGGATGGGAGTTTTCAGCAACCTATCGTGACAAGATCGGTAAGTTCAATTACAGTATTACAGGTAATCTGTCAGATGTAAGAACAAAAACACTCGATACAAAAGGCCGTGATATTGTCAGTGGAAATCAATTAACACGGGAAGGTTATCCGCTGTTCTCCTACTTTGTTTTTTTAACTGATGGCCTGTATCAGCAGGGAGATAATTTTACCGTTCCTTCAAACAGCACAAGAACAACAGGTGCGGGTGACATCAAGTTTGTTGATGTAAA is part of the Lacibacter sediminis genome and harbors:
- a CDS encoding FAD-dependent oxidoreductase; amino-acid sequence: MKFSYIYHCFLFVVLFISSCTSDVQKTYSTDVLVVGGGTAGTAAGIQSARLGVQTIIAEETNWLGGMISSAGVSAFDGNHNMPSGIWAEFREKIYQVYGGPKAVETGWVSNTLFEPHVADSIFKQMTAAEKELTVMHQLRFVKALTNGTTITGAEFINTKTEESITIHAKQIIDATELGDVMASANVPFDMGMEADSTTGENIGVPATNDIIQDITYTALLKDYGVGADCTLVKPANYNPMEFDGCCNEFCSDSTKLASNVTAAQLLDYGKLPNGKYMINWPGKGNDIYLNLIPLTYEQRQQEIKKAKEKTIRFVYFLQTQFGFKHLDFAANEFPTADQLPLIPYHREGRRLQGVVRFKVQHIAEPFKQSQALYRTGISVGDYPIDHHHRENTNAPQHLNFYPVPSYNIPLGALIPKQHNGLIVAEKGISVSNIVNGTTRLQPVVLLTGQAAGALAAVSVQQNKQPREISVRTVQEVLLKANAYIMPYFDVRSDHKHFDAVQRIGATGILKGKGEPYKWANRTWFYPDSIIASATFTNDYKEFVGMNLTSSTVTIADAVTTLTETAKQYPVLQKNNKWNFLNRSELQRQISDEWANWGFANFDPQRSITRLELAVLLDTVINPFQLKEVDHEGHYK
- a CDS encoding SusC/RagA family TonB-linked outer membrane protein, with amino-acid sequence MKKRMLMLLMILSSVLYVSAQELKVTGTVTNAATGAGAEGVSVTVKGSKRGTVTGSNGDFSITANKGDALVFSGIGFVAKEVTVDDATMSVSLEAAAGNLGEVVVVGYGTQRRSNITSAVATVKGDQLIKRPIASTSMALQGFAPGVVIQQGSGQPGADGGAINIRGIGSITGSSSPLIIVDGVEGVSLNDVDPNIIENVSILKDAASTAVYGVRGTNGVILIKTKRGQSGKTSISYNGFVSQQTPTNFPNLLSSVDHMILENEYSTNAGGPVIHNDAKINTYRTTSADNMNVFNTDWKDLIFQNSGLMQNHNIIINGGSDKASFLVSGTYLNQQGLVVNNSFKKYDLRMNGDINLTKKIKFTTDLFYTKSTSVQPGGMSPNEIIQRGISMARLWPGKFDNEKYGDAGQSNRINPVGAAESSGFNHAETPTLSVRFGLSAEVFRNFVIDASYNARTSNTEAYVARGSYDVYNPNPATNTYLLAQVIGDSALNYTNRRNITNQYNISGTYSYNLKQDHQFKLQGGFQALDNRVTAVTAGRQGLPDPNRPYLNLASPTQQTSGGSATDYSLVGFFGRFNYNYAQKYLLEVTGRYDGSSRFSQILNKQWGFFPGVSAGWVISRENFMQDVSFIDFAKLRVSYGETGNQEVGENYPFVSTINAGTAYYFNNVLTGGSSLGNIPNEAISWETSKQSNIGIDLTVLKNRLNVTFDIYQKKVEDNLIDFPISLAQGYTSSSTIPRNAASFVNNGWEFSATYRDKIGKFNYSITGNLSDVRTKTLDTKGRDIVSGNQLTREGYPLFSYFVFLTDGLYQQGDNFTVPSNSTRTTGAGDIKFVDVNKDGIINASDRVLIGNNFPRYDYSLNLNADYKGFDLNIFLFGVGKRDNYISGVAVQPFNAGNWFASGLESALDRWTPTNTDAKYPRLYSGGNGNYVSSDYWLRNGAFMRVKHITLGYTLARNISEKLRIQQLRVYVNTVNPFTFSNYEPGFDPEVSNTNGSFYPIMRTTTVGINLKF